In Lates calcarifer isolate ASB-BC8 linkage group LG21, TLL_Latcal_v3, whole genome shotgun sequence, the sequence GGAACCTTGAGCTGCCAAGTCACACAGCAAAATGAACCAGAACCGACACCAGCCACTTCAGAGTCAACTTCCTCTGCCCAACAACAAATGTGCCCAGATGTTTCCTTTGAACCTCAGGTAGCCTGGTGTTCACAGCCTTTTGAACCTGATCCATCCTTGCTGGGGCTTGAGCACTTTTTACGTGAGATGGGCCTAATTTTTGAGCTAACACACGTCAGCCCTGGCAGTGGGAGCCACAATGTGCTACGTCTTCCCAGCTTAGCTGCAGACCTGCTTCTCTATGGGATTCCACTTGAACTTATGGATGGAGATGCCTCAAACATTCCCATGCGCTGGCTGGGCTGTGTCTTTGCAGAGCTCAAACGGCGTCTACCTCCAGAACAATGCAGGATTCGGGTGCTAACAAACCTTGGAGTACATCATGCAAGGAATGCTGATGTTCTTTCAGCATTATTTGGGGTAAAATTCcctgaaggaaggaaaagatCCACTAGAGGGGTGTATATGGTTGCCCTCTGTCTCCCTGATACTGTTAGAAAGGACATGGagtgtgattttctgttgttaattGATGTTGAAGGTCTTTGCTCAATCTCTCAAGACAACAAAAGAAATACCCAGATCCATGACAATGAGATGGCCACTGTTGCAATAGGACTGAGCGAtgttttaatgcaaaatatCTCTTCAAATGCAAGTTCAGAGTTTGAAAAAGACTTCACTGTCATAGTCAATGCTCTCCTACGCATCAAAGAATGTGGCTCCATGCCCAACTGCCAAATCCTGGTCCAGGATGAAGAAATAAACAGCATATTACAAGCCTCACAGTTAAAGCGTGTTTCTGAGATACTTCAGACTGAGACTGGGGACAGAGGAACTAACAATGCTGATAAACAATATACAAAGACCACAAGCTGTATCACCTGTATCAGAGGGCCTTGGACTAATACATCCATCTCTGAACCAGTTGAtacacagtatagtaagactgTATTAAAGCTTAAGAAAAACCTGCTTGGAGCATTGGAGAAATGTGCAGCTAAGACCGCACCCACAGGTCTGCCAGAATTTatggtctgtttgtgtgctATTTGGAATGCAGTGAAAGCAGAATCATTCTCAGTTGGTCTGCAAAATACTGACATAGCTTTAGCATTCTCTTTGTTGTGCACAGAGCTTTCCCAGTGGGAGGAGATTTCTCAGAAGCACATGGAAAGCTGGCTCCTGCAGGCAACAGAGAAAATCATCGCCACAAAGGAAAAGGCTTTAGATGCTGCAACCCAAAATGACCTCCTGAGTGAGTTGAAGGATGAAGCCAGAGAGGTGGTCAAAACAGAGGTGGACAAAATCAGGTCAAACATAGAGGCCTATTTGATGAAAGATGACCCTTTCAAAGAGAGCACTGAGACACTCAAGCCAATCCTAATGAGCAATATGGGTGACCTCCAGGAGCAAATAACTGAGGAGATCATGCAAAGGTTGGACACAGTCAACGAGAGCCATTGTTCTTCCACACAACTGGAAAAATTTGAGACCTTActgaaaaaagaacaagagtCCAAACTACATGCACTAGTAGAGAACAGCAAGTCATCCAAAGTTCTCCTTCAAGATGCTGAACTAGAAGAGGAGTTTGAAGGTGTGTGGAGTAAGACATTATTGAACTTTGACTTCAGGCCTTCAGAGACAGATGATATAACTGCAAGAGTGACAGATATTCTGAGACAGAATCTGATTAGCCGTGGtctgcagaaacacatgaaaaagatTGACGAAATCAGCCAAAACCAGACATCTAGCTTCCAAGTCTATGATGAGCACTTTGGATACCGCAGCAGATTAAAGCACATGTTTGAGGACAACAACAGACTACAGAGAATAGAGGCTCATCAGGTAGCATGCAGCGTGATTGAAGAATACAATCAGTTTGTAGCAGATAAATCTAGCTCACCAGCAGATTTCTCTGACAGCTACATTACAGAACTGTTAGGAAATGTTGAAAAAGCTCTGAAAGAAAAATCTATGGAAATCAGATCGGCTTTTGAAGTGGATCTTAAAGTATATCTCTGTAGCTCTGCATGCAAAGACTTCCAAAAACTACATGACCGCTATGCCAAGGATAGAGAGCTTTTGATATGTATCACTGCAGCAAAGAGTATGTACTTGGCAGAGTTTATCTACCAGTTCAGAAAGAGAGACCAATGTCAGAGGGTGGCCCAAGCTTTCACCTCCATGGTGATCAAACCTACATTGTTGGACTATATCTATAGACCACTCGGGATGCGTATCGTAGAAGAGATCCAAGCTACAGAACAGCAGTATCAGTCCCCGAACGCCTTCCACCAAAGCTTGCTAGAGGAGCTAATAAAGGAGGACTGCTTTGAGACTTTCCTGGAATACTTGCTTTCCTTTGACAGCTTCAGACTGAGAAAGATTCAGGAGACAGTGGTCGGCTCACATCTCTCAATTAACCTACCTGGATAAATGGAGGCAACAGAGACTTGGAGAAATTGTAGGAAAGATTGCAGCAGCCGTGAGCGAAACAGCAGAAGGTACCAGTGGAGTGCTGAGTGATACAAAGCCACTGCTGGAGAGAGTGTGCCTCACTttagagagagatggagatgtgAATGTCACCAGGGCCCCTCTGGATGGACCTCTTTTCAGTATCACCACAGAATGGGATCGTTTTGTGACATGTTTAATGGAGTTACTGGCTGCAATG encodes:
- the si:dkey-202l22.6 gene encoding LOW QUALITY PROTEIN: interferon-induced very large GTPase 1 (The sequence of the model RefSeq protein was modified relative to this genomic sequence to represent the inferred CDS: deleted 1 base in 1 codon), which encodes MSVKLPKRLSSKKKKPPKDNAQTEVLHKLGLEAFRTAPLDPASMLDISTWTLENQTPLELKDLPNAFLQRLWLLSPNARSTCCKSHQCDAVNKSPEEMINGFGEESQYAINPLDLVTAVFMSANTFLQQEMAVRMMQCQFAVPLVLPSIDPEEASRFLLWPLRGVVSKWPSHFLDKNRNFQEGDLASTYMPMVSCVKLGHCGISKSQVLNHIISRLKSCNETFLHRGMDGGQLPRRLSNGLVETGWYVPTGDTARDNFSVPVVISNLRGDASTHEKCLTLLCQASSVVIVFCGNLREKEKQLLASCKDMTSKLILIDVSDTDKNENSVVGFVSTNLEEDIGLPKGSVLQGKALSEEELANRLFDTLKDLLPNQLKPITLETAAKLAVELGLNVDEGTVCKKAMAIVEEVLKGLDEGSTQFREKQLPLQGSLWCKLAEIEKEESKQRKDGKEVNPQLQKEAKDILVELSSYKMTPAMKIFTDALFTTDKLERTYFLSWMKLRLQQKQTEGSMPEHSGELENGANDDLENSDSFCTDSFDEEETEDLPEHAELQVSDLQSDIVQELEHTLHKSTGEGLEPQSEQKNLELTDDPVIEQQLYTMSNEKEIQEEITETKVSLEEQISNPVLETGDNGTLSCQVTQQNEPEPTPATSESTSSAQQQMCPDVSFEPQVAWCSQPFEPDPSLLGLEHFLREMGLIFELTHVSPGSGSHNVLRLPSLAADLLLYGIPLELMDGDASNIPMRWLGCVFAELKRRLPPEQCRIRVLTNLGVHHARNADVLSALFGVKFPEGRKRSTRGVYMVALCLPDTVRKDMECDFLLLIDVEGLCSISQDNKRNTQIHDNEMATVAIGLSDVLMQNISSNASSEFEKDFTVIVNALLRIKECGSMPNCQILVQDEEINSILQASQLKRVSEILQTETGDRGTNNADKQYTKTTSCITCIRGPWTNTSISEPVDTQYSKTVLKLKKNLLGALEKCAAKTAPTGLPEFMVCLCAIWNAVKAESFSVGLQNTDIALAFSLLCTELSQWEEISQKHMESWLLQATEKIIATKEKALDAATQNDLLSELKDEAREVVKTEVDKIRSNIEAYLMKDDPFKESTETLKPILMSNMGDLQEQITEEIMQRLDTVNESHCSSTQLEKFETLLKKEQESKLHALVENSKSSKVLLQDAELEEEFEGVWSKTLLNFDFRPSETDDITARVTDILRQNLISRGLQKHMKKIDEISQNQTSSFQVYDEHFGYRSRLKHMFEDNNRLQRIEAHQVACSVIEEYNQFVADKSSSPADFSDSYITELLGNVEKALKEKSMEIRSAFEVDLKVYLCSSACKDFQKLHDRYAKDRELLICITAAKSMYLAEFIYQFRKRDQCQRVAQAFTSMVIKPTLLDYIYRPLGMRIVEEIQATEQQYQSPNAFHQSLLEELIKEDCFETFLEYLLSFDSFRLRKIQETVVAHISQLTYLDKWRQQRLGEIVGKIAAAVSETAEGTSGVLSDTKPLLERVCLTLERDGDVNVTRAPLDGPLFSITTEWDRFVTCLMELLAAMRLNLAQDFSQSVDITHLLNCFPVPPQHSLFNKVRGCDEQCPLCRAPCEVEEKGHKVHRSLLHRPKGMVPYDSCSFSYNGCPENMIQGNPGQVRDTHITPEDQNSQTPSAYWRYVLARFNEKFAKECKKEPAQIPEEWKMITEDEALRSLKEAFLTRQC